Within Staphylococcus sp. NRL 16/872, the genomic segment ATACATTCACATTCTTGCTTAATGTATCTTGGGACATGCCAATTTGTTTCCGATATTCTCGTATTTTATTCTTCATTGTCAATCAATCCCTAACCAGAATATTTCTTTTTAACTATAAAGTAATTACTAAGTAAAAATATAGCTCCAATGATGAGGTAAAGTAACTCTGGATAATGATTGAATGGATAAACCATATGTTTATCCGACATTTCACCAAAAATTCGTAAAATGATTAGAAAGAAAAAACTATAAACCAAGCCAACAAACGTTTTAGAAAATATTTCTAAAAACATCATACGTTGTCTTTCATCATACCCTGTATTATCTGAAGAATCGTTATAAGTTCTTTCGTACAGTGTTTCCTTTGGTAAAAACTTATTAGAAATGATTGACCATAATATTCCGAATACAAATACAGCGACGAATAATAAAATAGTTGTCATATTTCTCACCTCAAAATGTCAAAAGTTTTTTACACTTTCAGCCTAACATGTTTAGATAAAATGTCAAATTGTTTTTACATTTTCTGAATGAGAAGCTTCTGAGAAATGTTTTTCAAGAGAGCATAAGAAAAAGCCTATGATTAACACTAAATCGTGTCATCATAGGCTTTATCCTATATAAGGTAAGTGTTCGGGTTGTCTGAATTTAGACGGTCAGACTTCTAAAAATCAATCATATTTAACTTAAAATAAAGTCGGTAAATTCTTCTGCTGTGATGTTACCAAAGTAGAAGTTTAAATCGATATTGTTTAAGCGTTCAAGTAAATCTGCTTTAACCATACGTGTGCCAACTAAATGGTCTTCAACATCATGTATATTACCTTGGCCAAAGAAATCGCCATAAATACGACATTCAGCAATACGGTTATGTTCAATAGATAATGTAATATCAATCGTGCCACAATTAAAGCGGTCGTTACGGTTATATTCATATCTTGGAGAACGACCATAGTTCCATTCCCAATTATCATACTTTTCAGCGACTAATTTATCGATGCCAGCCCAATCTTCGTCGGTTAATTCATAACGTTTGGCATCTTTAATATCATCGATGCCCATAATTTGCGTGATGATTAGATTTTTAAATTCTTCAATTGTAATATCTTTATATTTCGGATCTAGTGAATCGCGGATTTGACCGACTCGAGCGCGTACAGATTTAATGCCTTTCGATTCAATCTTCTTACGGTTAGGTTTCAACACTTTAACCATAGCTTCGTAATCAACATCTAGTAATAAAGAGTAACCACCATAAATACGATTATTCAATATCGTCATAGCGGCACCAGAAATTTTCTTATCATTCAATGCTAAGTCGTTACGACCGCTTTGAATGACGTCTGTTGCGCCTAAATTATGAAGCGCTTGAATAGCAGGGCGATAGAAACGTTGGAAGTCGCCATAAATAGACGTATCTTGTTCTAGAATACAACATACGTTCACGGCGCCATCATCAACGTAAACTGCGCCACCACCTGTATCACGGCGTACGACTTTAATATCGTTGTCATCAACATAGTCTTGGTTAATTTCTACTGCCGTATTTTGAAAGCGACCAATCTCTACTTTCGGTTGGCAGTAATAGGGTAATAAGATATCTTCATCTAGAAAAATATGGTTATTTACATAAACCTGCATTGCTAAGTTTACGGCACCATCGTCAATATATTGGCCATTTCGAATAGGTTCTATTAAATACATCGTTCTCGTCTCCTAAGTTGTTAATTTTCTTTGTGCGTTAATAATTAATGAGGCGATATCGTCTGTTAAATGAATTGTTCTGTCTTGAATATTTTTCGGGATACGATAAGCTTTTTTATTTAAAGTCATAAATATCGCATCTGGATTGTGGCGTGTCATACGCTGGAATGGGTGTTTAACAAATTGTGGTGTTGTGTAGCCAATTCCAATTTCTAAATATAAGACTTTGCCATCTTTGTGTGCGTCTAAGAATGCATTATAACGATTTAATTGTGCGTGGAAATCTGCGTCTTCAACCATGCCGACTTGTGCTTTACGCTTGTTGATTTCCATTGGCGCGTCGCATTTTGGACAGTGCGGAATGAGTTCATACGGAATTTTCATATCCTCTTGTTGAGCCACCATTTCGCGAATCGCATCGTCATCACGATAAGTTTGTGCATGACAATGTTGGCTACATTGCCAAAGAATG encodes:
- a CDS encoding NAD-dependent deacetylase is translated as MTTETNTDAKWQALELSCHENAEQYEVLAQAIDEADAVIVGIGAGMSASDGFTYIGERFTKHFPDFIEKYNFFDMLQASLHPFDSWQEYWAFESRFVKLNYLDQPVGPSYVALKEMLADKDYHIITTNADNAFAVANYDMDKVFHIQGEYILWQCSQHCHAQTYRDDDAIREMVAQQEDMKIPYELIPHCPKCDAPMEINKRKAQVGMVEDADFHAQLNRYNAFLDAHKDGKVLYLEIGIGYTTPQFVKHPFQRMTRHNPDAIFMTLNKKAYRIPKNIQDRTIHLTDDIASLIINAQRKLTT
- a CDS encoding lipoate--protein ligase, which gives rise to MYLIEPIRNGQYIDDGAVNLAMQVYVNNHIFLDEDILLPYYCQPKVEIGRFQNTAVEINQDYVDDNDIKVVRRDTGGGAVYVDDGAVNVCCILEQDTSIYGDFQRFYRPAIQALHNLGATDVIQSGRNDLALNDKKISGAAMTILNNRIYGGYSLLLDVDYEAMVKVLKPNRKKIESKGIKSVRARVGQIRDSLDPKYKDITIEEFKNLIITQIMGIDDIKDAKRYELTDEDWAGIDKLVAEKYDNWEWNYGRSPRYEYNRNDRFNCGTIDITLSIEHNRIAECRIYGDFFGQGNIHDVEDHLVGTRMVKADLLERLNNIDLNFYFGNITAEEFTDFILS